From the Oncorhynchus nerka isolate Pitt River linkage group LG20, Oner_Uvic_2.0, whole genome shotgun sequence genome, one window contains:
- the mrps14 gene encoding 28S ribosomal protein S14, mitochondrial, with translation MAAACRTALAGLNVFHSSFCTPKQTLRSCWSVVEQVRGYYVDWRMLRDVKRRQMAFDYADERLRINALRKNTVLPKELQDVADKEIAALPRDSCPVRIRNRCVMTSRPRGVKRRWRLSRIVFRHLADHNQMSGIQRAMW, from the exons ATGGCGGCGGCCTGTAGGACTGCACTTGCGGGGTTAAATGTTTTTCACTCCTCCTTTTGTACACCTAAACAG ACTCTGAGAAGCTGCTGGAGTGTGGTGGAGCAAGTCAGAGGGTACTATGTTGACTGGAGAATGCTACGCGACGTGAAGAGAAGGCAGATGGCCTTTGACTATGCAGATGAAAGACTACGGATCAATGCACTAAGGAAGAACACTGTTCTCCCCAAGGAGCTTCAG GATGTTGCCGATAAAGAAATCGCTGCGCTACCACGTGACAGCTGCCCAGTACGAATCCGGAATAGATGTGTGATGACCTCACGGCCGCGTGGCGTCAAGCGCAGGTGGCGTCTCAGTCGCATAGTCTTCCGTCACCTGGCGGACCACAACCAGATGTCTGGAATACAGCGGGCCATGTGGTGA